In the genome of Desmonostoc muscorum LEGE 12446, the window CAATTCTCTAAATAACTTGGAAATCTGATTTTTCGGTCTGACGTAACGAACTTAACGCCAGAGTTACCGAGGTCGTAACCTGCTATCAGCGTGAGTGTACCCTGATGCCCGTTTAGGGTATTTTCGGGCATTTGTGCCAAATCTGTCATAAGGTTTAACCCTCTAATTATTCAATTGACAAGGTTCTGAAACAGGCTTCCTGCCTTGATTAAGACAATCTCTGCATTAATGTGGTAGCCAATATAATTCCTGCGGCATTTTCACCATTTGATACAAAGTTTTGTTTTTTGTGGTTTTTTTGCCTGTTGATGCTATAGTAACGGTAAGTAACGGCAATTGTCAACACCATAGATTTAAGTCATACTAAAGAGCTATAAATAGCGTTATTAGTTACGCTATTTTGAGACGCTATTAAGTGTGGCCACAAAGAAACCGAAAGTGAGTATTTACCTACCCCCGGAACTAAAGGAGGAATTAGATACATGGGCTGAAGAAGAAAACCGTAGTGTTAGTAATTTAGTTGAAACTGTGATTAGAGATGCACTTGCAGCTAGGCGCAAAAAATTTCAATCTTCTCAATCTGAAGGACAAGATTAGGGTTAATCCGAGTTTCAAAAGGCAAGATATCAAGCTTA includes:
- a CDS encoding ribbon-helix-helix domain-containing protein, with the translated sequence MSIYLPPELKEELDTWAEEENRSVSNLVETVIRDALAARRKKFQSSQSEGQD